In Pseudonocardia sp. C8, one genomic interval encodes:
- a CDS encoding long-chain fatty acid--CoA ligase, producing the protein MAQSVPPVTDLGSWIPRRAAAIGHLPAITFDGRTTTYGALADRIDRLAAELAAGGVGRGDRVGYLGTNHPDFLVTLFATARIGAIFVPLNFRLTAPELAHILGDAGVHTLVADAEHAAVVDPVRAEAGVTRALALSPVPGWEPLEELLAGRAPLAEPVHPEPDEVALIMYTSGTTGRPKGAMLTHGNLFWNNVNALLSFDISQNDVSLVAAPLFHIGGLNVTTLLTLQKGGHIVLMPAFDPGQALKLIAEYRVTTMFGVPAMFLFLGQLPEFGSADLSSVRYLICGGAPVPEALIRRYDERGIPFAQGYGLTETAPLALVLRTDEVGRKLGAAGHQVLPLSDVRLVDGANQPVPAGERGEICVRGPQVMAGYWRNQEATDAVIDDEGWFHTGDVGRADDEGYVWVVDRVKDMIISGGENVYPAEVEDVLYRHPAVAEVAVLGTPHERWGEAVTAVVALQEGATVELEDLREFARDSLAGYKLPVRLERVDALPRNPAGKVLKYQLREQLTERP; encoded by the coding sequence ATGGCCCAGTCCGTGCCCCCGGTGACCGACCTCGGCTCCTGGATCCCCCGGCGAGCCGCCGCGATCGGGCACCTGCCGGCGATCACCTTCGACGGCCGGACCACCACCTACGGCGCCCTCGCCGACCGGATCGACCGGCTGGCCGCCGAACTCGCGGCCGGCGGTGTCGGCCGCGGCGACCGGGTCGGCTACCTCGGGACGAACCATCCGGATTTCCTCGTCACGCTCTTCGCGACCGCCCGGATCGGTGCGATCTTCGTCCCGCTGAACTTCCGCCTCACCGCGCCCGAGCTGGCGCACATCCTCGGCGACGCCGGCGTGCACACGCTCGTGGCCGACGCCGAGCACGCGGCCGTCGTCGATCCGGTCCGCGCCGAGGCCGGGGTGACCCGCGCGCTGGCGCTGTCCCCGGTCCCCGGCTGGGAGCCCCTCGAGGAGCTGCTGGCCGGGCGCGCCCCGCTCGCCGAGCCGGTCCACCCGGAACCCGACGAGGTCGCGCTGATCATGTACACGTCCGGGACGACCGGGCGGCCCAAGGGCGCGATGCTCACCCACGGGAACCTGTTCTGGAACAACGTCAACGCGCTGCTCTCGTTCGACATCAGCCAGAACGACGTCTCGCTGGTCGCGGCGCCGCTGTTCCACATCGGCGGCCTGAACGTGACCACCCTGCTCACCCTGCAGAAGGGCGGGCACATCGTGCTCATGCCGGCGTTCGACCCCGGGCAGGCGCTGAAGCTGATCGCCGAGTACCGGGTCACCACGATGTTCGGCGTGCCGGCGATGTTCCTGTTCCTCGGCCAGCTGCCCGAGTTCGGCTCCGCGGACCTGTCCAGCGTCCGCTACCTCATCTGCGGTGGTGCGCCGGTCCCGGAGGCCCTGATCCGGCGCTACGACGAGCGCGGCATCCCGTTCGCCCAGGGCTACGGCCTCACCGAGACCGCGCCGCTCGCGCTGGTGCTCCGCACCGACGAGGTCGGGCGCAAGCTCGGCGCTGCCGGCCACCAGGTCCTGCCGCTGTCGGACGTGCGGCTGGTCGACGGCGCGAACCAGCCCGTCCCGGCGGGGGAGCGCGGCGAGATCTGCGTGCGGGGCCCGCAGGTGATGGCCGGCTACTGGCGCAACCAGGAGGCCACCGACGCGGTGATCGACGACGAGGGCTGGTTCCACACCGGGGACGTCGGCCGGGCCGACGACGAGGGCTACGTGTGGGTGGTCGACCGGGTCAAGGACATGATCATCAGCGGTGGCGAGAACGTCTATCCGGCCGAGGTCGAGGACGTGCTGTACCGCCACCCCGCCGTCGCCGAGGTCGCGGTGCTCGGCACGCCGCACGAGCGGTGGGGCGAGGCCGTCACGGCCGTCGTCGCGCTCCAGGAGGGCGCGACGGTCGAGCTGGAGGACCTGCGCGAGTTCGCCCGCGACAGCCTCGCCGGATACAAGCTGCCGGTGCGGCTGGAACGCGTCGACGCGCTGCCCCGCAACCCGGCCGGCAAGGTCCTCAAGTACCAGCTGCGCGAACAGCTGACCGAGCGGCCCTGA
- a CDS encoding acyl-CoA dehydrogenase family protein: MDVWETEERRALRETVRRFVETDVLPHLDDWERAGELPRTLHERAGELGLIGASFPAEAGGGGGDLIDSVVITEEMLHAGASGGVLASLFTAGIAVPHLTWAGDPEQIERWVRPTLAGQMIGALAITEPGGGSDVGHLTTRAVRDGDEFVVDGAKTFITSGVRADFVVTAVRTGEPGAGGISLLVIERDTPGFTVTRKLEKMGWHASDTAELAFTGARVPAGNLVGAENSGFLQIARAFVAERVALAVQAYAGAQRCLDLTERWCRDRETFGRPLIGRQAVQNTLTEMARRIDVARVYTRRLAERAAAGEDDLVVETCFAKNTAVEAGQWVVNEAVQLFGGLGYMREMEIERQYRDMRILGIGGGTTEIMTGLAANRLGYRR; encoded by the coding sequence GTGGACGTCTGGGAGACCGAGGAGCGACGCGCCCTGCGCGAGACCGTCCGGCGTTTCGTCGAGACCGACGTGCTGCCCCACCTGGACGACTGGGAGCGGGCCGGCGAGCTGCCCCGCACGCTGCACGAGCGGGCCGGCGAGCTCGGGCTGATCGGGGCGAGCTTCCCGGCCGAGGCCGGTGGTGGCGGCGGCGACCTGATCGACTCCGTGGTGATCACCGAGGAGATGCTGCACGCGGGCGCCTCCGGCGGCGTCCTCGCGTCGCTGTTCACCGCCGGCATCGCCGTCCCGCACCTGACGTGGGCGGGCGACCCGGAACAGATCGAGCGCTGGGTGCGGCCCACCCTCGCCGGGCAGATGATCGGCGCGCTGGCGATCACCGAGCCGGGCGGCGGGTCCGACGTCGGGCACCTGACGACCCGGGCCGTCCGCGACGGCGACGAGTTCGTGGTCGACGGCGCCAAGACGTTCATCACCTCGGGCGTGCGCGCCGACTTCGTCGTCACCGCGGTCCGCACCGGCGAGCCCGGCGCCGGCGGCATCTCCCTGCTGGTGATCGAGAGGGACACGCCGGGGTTCACCGTGACCCGCAAGCTGGAGAAGATGGGCTGGCACGCCTCGGACACCGCCGAGCTGGCCTTCACCGGCGCCCGGGTGCCGGCGGGGAACCTGGTCGGCGCCGAGAACTCCGGTTTCCTCCAGATCGCCCGGGCGTTCGTCGCCGAGCGGGTCGCCCTCGCGGTCCAGGCCTACGCCGGGGCCCAGCGCTGCCTGGACCTCACCGAACGGTGGTGCCGGGACCGCGAGACGTTCGGCCGGCCGCTGATCGGCCGGCAGGCCGTGCAGAACACGCTCACCGAGATGGCCCGCCGGATCGACGTCGCGCGGGTCTACACCCGGCGGCTCGCCGAGCGGGCCGCCGCCGGTGAGGACGACCTGGTCGTCGAGACCTGCTTCGCCAAGAACACCGCGGTCGAGGCCGGCCAGTGGGTGGTGAACGAGGCCGTGCAGCTGTTCGGCGGGCTCGGGTACATGCGCGAGATGGAGATCGAGCGCCAGTACCGCGACATGCGCATCCTCGGTATCGGCGGCGGCACCACCGAGATCATGACCGGGCTGGCCGCGAACCGGCTGGGCTACCGGCGAT
- a CDS encoding cation-translocating P-type ATPase: MTATLPQPGDEVREIELAIGGMTCASCANRVERKLNRLDGVTATVNYATEKARVSAPAGIGPDELVATVESTGYTATLPAPERAGDDGSADDRSADDGGEDTAELRALRQRLVVSALLALPVVAMAMVPALQFTNWQWLSLVLAAPVWAWAGAPFHRAAWTNLRHGAATMDTLISLGTTAAMAWSVYALFLGTAGIPGMTHPFELTVSPSDGAGNIYLEVVAGVITFILAGRYFETRSKRRAGAALRALLELGAKDVVVLRDGVETQIPASALAVGDRFVVRPGEKIATDGTVVEGRSAVDASMLTGESVPVEVAVGDTVVGATVNTGGRLVVRATRVGSDTQLAQMAKLVEDAQNGKAAVQRLADRISGVFVPVVIVVATVTLGFWLGAGAGVTAAFTAAVAVLIIACPCALGLATPTALLVGTGRGAQMGILIKGPEVLESTRKVDTVVLDKTGTVTTGTMTLAGVRTADGVDEATALRLAGALENASEHPIAAAVAGAAAERTGPLPGVDDFTNHEGLGVSGVVDGHAVLVGRPRLLEQWSVPLTGALADTAAAEAARGRTTVAVAWDGEARAVLVVADTVKDTSAEAVAEFRRLGLTPVLLTGDNRAVAETVAAEVGIEPGPGTVIADVMPEEKLAVIERLQGEGRVVAMVGDGVNDAAALARADLGLAMGTGTDVAIQASDITLVRGDLRAAADAVRLARRTLGTIRGNLFWAFAYNTAAIPLAALGLLNPMIAGAAMAVSSASVVANSLRLRTFRGHAA; the protein is encoded by the coding sequence ATGACCGCGACACTCCCGCAGCCCGGTGACGAGGTCCGCGAGATCGAGCTCGCCATCGGCGGCATGACCTGCGCCTCCTGCGCGAACCGGGTCGAGCGCAAGCTCAACCGGCTCGACGGCGTCACCGCCACGGTCAACTACGCCACCGAGAAGGCCCGGGTCTCCGCCCCCGCCGGGATCGGACCCGACGAGCTGGTCGCCACCGTGGAGTCGACCGGCTACACGGCCACTCTGCCGGCCCCGGAGCGCGCCGGCGACGACGGCTCCGCCGACGACCGCTCCGCCGACGACGGTGGCGAGGACACCGCGGAGCTCCGGGCGCTGCGGCAGCGGCTGGTCGTGTCGGCGCTGCTCGCACTGCCGGTCGTCGCCATGGCGATGGTCCCGGCGCTGCAGTTCACCAACTGGCAGTGGCTGTCGCTGGTCCTCGCGGCGCCGGTGTGGGCATGGGCCGGTGCCCCGTTCCACCGGGCCGCCTGGACGAACCTGCGGCACGGCGCGGCGACGATGGACACCCTCATCTCGCTGGGCACGACCGCGGCCATGGCCTGGTCGGTCTACGCGCTGTTCCTCGGAACCGCCGGCATCCCCGGCATGACGCACCCCTTCGAGCTCACGGTGTCGCCCTCCGACGGCGCCGGGAACATCTACCTGGAGGTCGTCGCCGGGGTGATCACGTTCATCCTGGCCGGCCGCTACTTCGAGACGCGGTCCAAGCGCCGCGCCGGTGCTGCGCTGCGTGCCCTGCTGGAGCTGGGAGCGAAGGACGTCGTCGTGCTCCGCGACGGCGTCGAGACCCAGATCCCCGCCTCCGCGCTCGCCGTCGGCGACCGGTTCGTCGTCCGGCCCGGGGAGAAGATCGCGACCGACGGCACGGTCGTCGAGGGCCGGTCGGCCGTCGACGCGTCCATGCTCACCGGCGAGTCGGTGCCGGTCGAGGTGGCGGTCGGCGACACCGTGGTGGGGGCGACCGTCAACACCGGTGGGCGGCTCGTCGTGCGCGCGACGCGGGTCGGCTCCGACACCCAGCTCGCCCAGATGGCGAAGCTCGTCGAGGACGCCCAGAACGGCAAGGCCGCGGTCCAGCGGCTCGCCGACCGGATCTCCGGCGTGTTCGTGCCGGTCGTCATCGTCGTCGCGACGGTGACCCTCGGGTTCTGGCTCGGCGCGGGCGCGGGCGTGACCGCCGCGTTCACCGCCGCCGTCGCCGTCCTGATCATCGCCTGCCCGTGCGCCCTCGGGCTGGCGACGCCGACCGCGCTGCTGGTCGGGACCGGCCGGGGCGCCCAGATGGGCATCCTGATCAAGGGTCCGGAGGTGCTCGAGTCGACCCGCAAGGTCGACACCGTCGTCCTCGACAAGACCGGCACCGTCACCACCGGGACGATGACCCTGGCCGGGGTCCGCACCGCCGACGGCGTCGACGAGGCCACCGCACTGCGGCTGGCCGGTGCACTGGAGAACGCCTCCGAGCACCCCATCGCCGCGGCCGTCGCCGGCGCCGCCGCCGAGCGCACCGGCCCGCTGCCCGGGGTCGACGACTTCACCAACCACGAGGGCCTCGGGGTCTCCGGCGTGGTCGACGGGCACGCCGTCCTGGTCGGGCGGCCCCGGCTGCTCGAGCAGTGGTCGGTCCCGCTCACCGGGGCACTCGCCGACACCGCGGCCGCGGAGGCCGCGCGGGGCCGCACCACGGTCGCCGTCGCCTGGGACGGCGAGGCCCGGGCCGTGCTGGTCGTCGCCGACACGGTCAAGGACACCTCCGCCGAGGCCGTCGCCGAGTTCCGCAGGCTCGGGCTCACTCCCGTCCTGCTGACCGGGGACAACCGGGCCGTGGCCGAGACGGTCGCCGCCGAGGTCGGCATCGAGCCCGGGCCCGGGACCGTGATCGCCGACGTGATGCCGGAGGAGAAGCTGGCCGTGATCGAACGGCTGCAGGGCGAGGGCCGGGTCGTCGCGATGGTCGGCGACGGCGTCAACGACGCCGCCGCGCTCGCCCGGGCAGACCTCGGCCTGGCCATGGGCACCGGCACCGACGTCGCCATCCAGGCCTCCGACATCACCCTGGTCCGCGGCGACCTGCGCGCCGCCGCGGACGCGGTCCGGCTCGCCCGCCGGACCCTGGGGACGATCCGGGGCAACCTGTTCTGGGCGTTCGCCTACAACACGGCGGCGATCCCGCTGGCGGCGTTGGGCCTGCTCAACCCGATGATCGCCGGGGCGGCGATGGCGGTCAGTTCCGCCAGCGTGGTCGCCAACAGCCTGCGGCTGCGCACCTTCCGCGGGCACGCGGCCTGA